The following nucleotide sequence is from Mycobacterium sp. 3519A.
GAATCCGGCACCGACGATGACGGTGTCGTACTGGGGCGTAGCGGGCATACACCGAATGTAAACCCGCGGCGCGCTTTCCCGGTCCTACTCCGGCCAGCTGTTCGTCAGAATGATGTTGACGAAGTCCTCGCGGACGAAACTCGGGTCGAAATGCGCCAGCACGTCGTCGTTGACGGTGCCGAACGTCGAGAACGGCCGGTGCTTCATGCCCTCGTTGAAGGCCTGCAGGATGCTGCGCTTGAAATCCGGTCGCGGGTGCGCAGCGGTCACGGCGTCGCGTTCTTCGGCTGACAGATCGTCGCGGCCGATGCCGAGAACGTCGGTCTCGACGCCCGCGGTGACCAGCGCGATCTCCGGGTCGAGGAACTCCGGGATACCCGGCGTCGTGTGCAGCGCGATGGACAGCCACACCTTGCGCACCGTCGCGTCGTCATAGCCGTGGTCACGTAGGAACTTCTCGGCGGCGTTGGCGCCGTCCACCTCGAACCGTCCCATCGAATCGCGGTAGCCCTCCGTCAGGCCGATGTCGTGGAACATCGCGCCGACGTAGAGCAGTTCGAGG
It contains:
- a CDS encoding HD domain-containing protein encodes the protein MTTQTIAGIAIPDTQLVRDTTAYIRDTENDLLYNHSRRVFLFGALQGRRRGLDPDLELLYVGAMFHDIGLTEGYRDSMGRFEVDGANAAEKFLRDHGYDDATVRKVWLSIALHTTPGIPEFLDPEIALVTAGVETDVLGIGRDDLSAEERDAVTAAHPRPDFKRSILQAFNEGMKHRPFSTFGTVNDDVLAHFDPSFVREDFVNIILTNSWPE